In a single window of the Halobacteriovorax sp. HLS genome:
- a CDS encoding glycosyltransferase family 9 protein, whose amino-acid sequence MEKILIIKTGHSETFAEQVSGEICSLGDVLRTIPIVCSGFPSNMWSIDWLTDHKALELFDVFDKEIGLKIIGQDIIDKSSYDIVLNLEKGYSIEGGNVYGFTSSSTIRKIGHDSSSVVQFPILDDYSIEQKFYEYFNIKTELSELRINSKLKTSPIYKYGLNWKAGPKWPQKILPKEYWTSWYDAINESSSVSWQEGFDSINEYISWIAKCETIITLDSLGLHVANILGKRTIALYGPTPCEKSIYPNERMVFYYRNTEELKNLETVVLDFIKND is encoded by the coding sequence GTGGAAAAAATATTAATTATCAAAACAGGTCATAGTGAAACATTTGCTGAGCAAGTTAGTGGAGAAATTTGTAGTCTTGGAGACGTTTTAAGGACTATTCCAATTGTTTGCAGTGGATTTCCTTCCAATATGTGGAGCATTGATTGGTTAACTGATCATAAAGCACTCGAGCTTTTTGATGTCTTTGATAAAGAAATTGGTTTGAAGATAATTGGACAGGATATTATTGACAAGTCTTCGTACGACATAGTTTTAAATCTTGAAAAAGGTTACTCAATAGAAGGTGGCAATGTATACGGATTTACTTCGAGCAGTACGATTCGAAAAATTGGGCATGACAGTAGTAGCGTAGTTCAATTTCCAATTCTTGATGATTATTCCATTGAGCAGAAGTTTTATGAATACTTTAATATAAAAACTGAGTTGAGCGAACTTAGAATTAATTCAAAACTTAAGACGTCCCCAATTTATAAATATGGGCTCAATTGGAAGGCAGGACCTAAGTGGCCTCAAAAGATTCTACCAAAAGAGTATTGGACTAGTTGGTATGATGCAATTAATGAATCTTCCTCTGTCTCTTGGCAAGAAGGGTTTGATAGCATAAATGAATATATTTCTTGGATTGCAAAATGTGAAACTATCATTACGTTAGATAGCCTTGGTCTTCATGTTGCTAATATTCTTGGCAAGAGAACGATTGCTCTCTATGGTCCTACCCCTTGTGAAAAGAGTATTTATCCTAATGAAAGAATGGTTTTTTACTATAGAAATACTGAAGAGCTTAAGAATCTAGAAACGGTTGTCTTGGATTTTATAAAAAATGATTAA
- a CDS encoding glycosyltransferase, giving the protein MINPQYDILCASYFRHELFSKLLSYFDNIAPLQNLKNIYIIVHSEDHETMELVRSFQRKLPIKIVEVATKLMPGVSRNLLISHSEAEYVLFLDDDIIPNKDYFSYSQEIIQEHCPDVFGGPDQPRSEEGRAQELVSSVLSSPFVTGATYRRHNRNTSMNLKATELDLTLCNLWVKRAALGPLQYYFDEKIMRAEECDLLNRLAVSGQSLYYFPDLYVFHYRRVKVWELFKLHLRAGCARTKIILKSRRNYHFFFLIPILCGLITPVTLVYSPISFSLLVVLHFLLSIFTLLKLKEVRNLSECVYSCLVIVVIHLGFSLGMISGIILPNARKN; this is encoded by the coding sequence ATGATTAATCCACAATACGATATACTTTGTGCTTCCTACTTTAGACACGAGCTATTTAGCAAGCTATTAAGTTATTTTGATAATATAGCCCCTCTGCAAAATCTTAAAAATATTTATATCATTGTTCATTCTGAAGATCATGAAACAATGGAACTCGTTAGGTCCTTCCAAAGAAAACTACCTATAAAGATAGTTGAAGTAGCTACTAAACTAATGCCAGGAGTGAGCCGTAATCTTTTGATTTCTCATTCAGAAGCAGAGTATGTGTTGTTCTTAGATGACGACATCATTCCAAATAAAGATTACTTTAGTTACTCACAGGAGATTATTCAAGAGCACTGTCCTGATGTCTTTGGTGGACCAGATCAACCTCGTTCAGAAGAGGGGAGAGCTCAGGAGTTAGTAAGTTCTGTATTGAGTTCACCCTTTGTCACAGGCGCAACCTATAGACGCCATAATAGAAATACAAGTATGAACCTAAAAGCAACAGAGCTTGATTTGACTCTTTGTAACTTGTGGGTAAAACGAGCCGCTCTTGGTCCTTTGCAATATTACTTCGATGAAAAGATAATGAGGGCAGAAGAATGTGACTTGTTAAATAGATTAGCTGTTTCTGGACAATCTCTTTACTATTTCCCTGATCTCTATGTTTTTCACTATCGAAGGGTCAAGGTGTGGGAGTTGTTTAAGCTGCACTTAAGGGCCGGATGTGCACGAACGAAAATTATTTTAAAGAGTAGGCGAAATTATCACTTCTTTTTTCTAATACCTATTTTATGCGGATTAATCACTCCTGTTACGTTAGTCTATTCTCCAATAAGTTTTTCTCTATTGGTTGTCTTACATTTCTTATTAAGTATTTTTACACTTTTAAAATTAAAAGAAGTTAGAAATTTAAGTGAATGTGTGTATTCTTGCTTAGTTATAGTTGTTATTCATTTGGGTTTCTCCTTAGGCATGATTTCAGGTATAATTCTACCTAATGCAAGAAAGAACTAA
- a CDS encoding radical SAM/SPASM domain-containing protein has translation MSKTSNLQLDGNKMLHHLDRVQEWQLGEDIFPIYIAFSPSSLCNHKCNFCVYHYKEFEPIYFPKLQYLSLVDEWKEHRVKSIFFAGDGEPLLNKDSVEMIEYTRASGIDIAMNTNGRLISKSNVKSLVTNLSWIRISLNAGSEDSYGDIHGTSKKDFEVVMNNLQLLVDTKEELKSSITIGVQCVLLDQNKNEIELLAKRLKEIGVSYLSIKPFLKHPGTKFNDVIQDRDKVLARLQKLESLNDDDFMFILRMTNFSNTFKRDYKQCLSGEFMLEIDARGDVYSCGPFIGDKRHCYGNVLADSFETMWNSERKKKVLSYIQNELNVCKCMPFCRPDSVNKFLWELKKPPEHVNFI, from the coding sequence GTGAGTAAAACTTCTAATTTACAGTTAGATGGTAATAAAATGTTGCACCATCTTGATAGAGTGCAAGAATGGCAATTGGGTGAAGATATCTTCCCTATCTATATAGCTTTTTCTCCATCGAGCCTTTGCAATCATAAGTGTAACTTTTGTGTCTATCACTATAAAGAGTTTGAACCAATATACTTTCCTAAACTCCAGTATTTATCATTGGTAGATGAATGGAAAGAGCATAGGGTGAAATCTATTTTCTTTGCAGGAGATGGAGAGCCCCTGCTTAATAAAGATAGTGTTGAGATGATAGAGTACACTCGCGCAAGTGGTATAGATATCGCGATGAATACAAATGGTAGATTAATATCAAAGTCGAATGTTAAGTCTTTAGTAACTAACTTAAGCTGGATTAGAATTAGTTTAAATGCGGGTTCAGAAGATTCTTATGGAGATATCCATGGAACTTCTAAAAAAGATTTCGAAGTCGTTATGAATAATCTACAACTTTTAGTTGATACTAAAGAAGAATTGAAATCTTCTATTACTATTGGTGTGCAGTGTGTTCTCCTAGATCAAAATAAAAATGAAATAGAGCTCTTAGCAAAGAGATTAAAAGAAATTGGAGTATCATATTTGTCTATAAAGCCATTTTTAAAACATCCTGGAACAAAGTTTAATGATGTTATTCAAGATAGGGATAAAGTTCTAGCAAGACTGCAAAAGCTAGAATCTCTGAATGACGATGATTTTATGTTCATTCTAAGAATGACAAACTTTTCAAACACATTTAAAAGAGATTATAAGCAGTGCTTGTCTGGAGAGTTCATGCTGGAAATAGATGCAAGAGGTGATGTTTACTCTTGTGGGCCCTTTATTGGAGATAAGAGGCATTGCTATGGGAATGTTCTAGCAGATAGTTTTGAAACAATGTGGAATAGTGAGAGAAAGAAAAAAGTTCTAAGCTATATTCAAAATGAGTTGAACGTTTGTAAATGTATGCCTTTTTGTAGACCTGACTCTGTTAATAAGTTTTTATGGGAATTAAAAAAGCCACCTGAGCACGTCAACTTTATTTAA
- a CDS encoding prepilin-type N-terminal cleavage/methylation domain-containing protein — MKMRKLLGSKGFTLVEVMVAAGMLSVISLGLMQVMNTATKGSKKIQQDAEVNEALGHIRRILQDQASCQQTLGGYSFGDAIPSIKRNNGNDAFVAGSKYGTGSSSFLLDRMQLVGYVAPDPGNPGQYTDGAAPTQTTVDENGVTRNIGQAVVDLYIIRVTNTAGTAADDTKAKVVTYGGNSLRKRVLVTVQMNAAGNAVDDCKSDQSSYLIESCTSMGGSFEGTHCRNASITRRFAEPTAAVVRPPNMPAYTGDNSTEPALTVGGSLYIKNVAGAGAASNGSVGIISGTAPFALADLNGVPGTNNLSVEGSVGIGVLATGLPGELSVKNSAAIGDGAPVPPNDGELGVKTSIAVGDGIAQPAGDGTVRVKTSVAIGNGPATTPSVNSGDITIERAAVIGTTTANMGPAGTLRVNNSISVGSGIAPMSADGHAQIKNSASIGQAYAPQPGDGFLAVKSGLSVGANGNTSAAGEIRSVSSGQTVRIFEGKINTTKRYNSLALAGALTSTEFVTKEWVNWAIASTMANSEDTASAIAGYIDSLSSTGDTYDSIKKAVCNAVFVNGVNMPQTCTITGVAQLSTAYTQSTNRITLTQINPSYSATYQLKDCSQNGLCANVYSNAWIKGSYITAYGRNSSLNNGSGSVSGSKICISSNCRTTFTTKRCSTGQNVVALGRGGTIGCARDAR, encoded by the coding sequence ATGAAAATGAGAAAGTTACTCGGTTCAAAAGGTTTTACCTTAGTTGAAGTCATGGTCGCAGCAGGTATGTTGAGTGTGATTTCGCTTGGCTTAATGCAAGTAATGAATACAGCAACCAAGGGATCTAAGAAGATTCAGCAGGATGCTGAGGTAAATGAAGCTTTAGGTCACATAAGAAGAATTTTACAGGATCAAGCATCTTGTCAGCAAACTCTAGGTGGTTATAGTTTTGGTGATGCAATTCCTTCTATAAAGAGAAATAACGGAAATGATGCTTTCGTAGCAGGGTCAAAGTATGGAACTGGTTCATCTAGCTTTCTATTAGATAGAATGCAGCTTGTTGGATATGTTGCTCCTGATCCAGGTAACCCTGGCCAATATACTGATGGTGCAGCGCCAACTCAAACAACTGTAGATGAAAATGGTGTAACGAGAAATATTGGGCAAGCCGTTGTTGATTTATATATAATTAGAGTAACAAATACTGCTGGAACAGCAGCTGATGATACCAAGGCCAAGGTTGTTACCTATGGTGGGAACTCTCTTCGTAAACGTGTTCTAGTAACAGTTCAAATGAATGCTGCAGGTAATGCAGTTGATGATTGTAAGTCAGATCAATCTTCTTACCTTATAGAGAGTTGTACTTCTATGGGAGGGTCTTTCGAAGGGACCCACTGTAGAAATGCTTCTATTACAAGAAGATTTGCAGAACCTACGGCAGCTGTCGTTAGGCCTCCAAATATGCCCGCTTATACTGGGGATAATTCAACTGAACCGGCCCTAACTGTAGGTGGTTCTCTTTACATTAAGAATGTAGCAGGTGCTGGAGCGGCCTCAAATGGTAGTGTGGGAATTATTAGTGGTACAGCACCTTTTGCTCTTGCTGATTTAAATGGTGTTCCAGGTACAAATAACCTTTCTGTGGAAGGATCTGTTGGTATCGGTGTTCTTGCAACAGGGTTGCCTGGAGAGTTGAGTGTGAAAAATAGTGCCGCTATTGGTGATGGAGCCCCTGTTCCGCCTAATGACGGGGAACTAGGTGTTAAAACTTCAATCGCGGTAGGTGATGGAATAGCCCAGCCAGCTGGAGATGGTACAGTAAGAGTTAAGACTTCTGTGGCAATAGGAAATGGTCCAGCAACGACTCCCTCAGTAAATAGTGGAGATATAACTATAGAAAGAGCTGCTGTAATAGGCACAACTACAGCTAATATGGGACCAGCAGGGACACTTAGAGTTAATAATAGTATCTCAGTAGGTTCTGGAATTGCTCCTATGTCCGCTGATGGACATGCCCAAATTAAAAATTCTGCCTCTATCGGTCAAGCCTACGCTCCCCAGCCGGGAGATGGTTTTCTCGCGGTTAAGAGTGGTTTAAGTGTTGGTGCCAATGGAAATACATCTGCAGCTGGAGAAATTAGATCAGTTAGCTCAGGTCAAACGGTAAGAATATTTGAAGGTAAGATTAATACGACAAAGAGATATAATTCATTAGCTTTAGCTGGAGCCTTAACTAGCACGGAATTTGTAACAAAAGAGTGGGTTAACTGGGCAATTGCTTCGACAATGGCAAACTCTGAAGATACTGCATCTGCGATCGCTGGCTATATTGATTCGTTGTCATCGACAGGTGATACTTATGACTCCATTAAGAAAGCTGTTTGTAATGCTGTTTTTGTAAACGGTGTAAATATGCCTCAGACTTGTACAATAACAGGTGTTGCTCAACTATCTACAGCGTATACACAAAGTACGAATAGAATTACATTAACACAGATTAATCCGTCTTATTCTGCGACTTATCAGTTAAAGGATTGTTCACAAAATGGTCTTTGTGCAAATGTTTATTCAAATGCATGGATAAAAGGTTCATACATCACAGCATATGGGAGAAATAGTTCACTAAATAACGGTTCAGGAAGTGTTTCTGGCTCTAAGATTTGCATTAGTTCTAATTGTAGAACTACATTTACAACTAAGAGATGTAGTACTGGACAGAACGTAGTTGCTCTGGGACGTGGTGGGACAATTGGTTGCGCTAGAGATGCGAGATAG
- a CDS encoding glycosyltransferase family 2 protein, with the protein MRDKSEVVIKDISIIVPAYNEEGSLEKLVIELRETLISLFSSWEIIIVNDASSDNTAVIADELKNRFSNIHVIHNLENKNVGGSYIEGLKVVTKSYVSWLPADGEIPPSILENFTQTFKENSVLVPYPTNSFRQRSFIRAIISKIFRSTVNILFKINLKYQNGSNVYPTHILKNGNFDSNGFLIHLEMLLYSIKIMKCEVSQVPFKLEKRASGDSKALSFKNILDICIGLIILKKKY; encoded by the coding sequence GTGAGAGATAAGAGCGAAGTAGTAATTAAAGATATAAGCATCATAGTACCTGCCTATAATGAAGAAGGCTCCTTAGAAAAGCTGGTCATAGAACTGAGAGAAACTTTAATCTCCCTTTTTTCTTCTTGGGAGATCATCATTGTTAACGACGCTTCATCTGATAATACTGCGGTGATTGCCGATGAACTTAAGAATAGATTTTCGAATATTCATGTTATTCACAATTTAGAAAATAAGAACGTTGGTGGCTCCTATATTGAAGGGCTCAAGGTCGTAACTAAGAGTTATGTCAGCTGGCTTCCCGCAGACGGGGAAATACCTCCATCTATACTAGAAAACTTTACGCAAACCTTTAAGGAAAATAGTGTTCTTGTTCCTTACCCTACGAACTCATTTCGACAGAGAAGCTTTATTAGGGCGATTATTTCAAAAATATTTAGGTCTACAGTTAACATCCTCTTTAAAATTAACCTGAAGTATCAAAATGGGAGTAATGTCTATCCTACTCATATTTTAAAGAATGGAAATTTCGACTCTAACGGATTTCTTATACACCTAGAGATGTTACTCTATTCCATTAAAATTATGAAATGCGAAGTTTCTCAAGTTCCGTTCAAATTAGAAAAGAGAGCTTCAGGTGATTCCAAAGCTCTCAGTTTTAAAAATATTTTAGATATTTGTATAGGCCTGATAATTCTCAAAAAAAAATACTAA
- a CDS encoding bifunctional 2-polyprenyl-6-hydroxyphenol methylase/3-demethylubiquinol 3-O-methyltransferase UbiG has product MLNSCYNCNHRNNSLYKEVGNYSLVQCRDCSLVYLEEYPENLFDFIDNAKSEKTDDVEFWSVPDFIEKYKSIFDKYYEQRLERLRKFNYRDNSHVLDVGIGYGDWANKMVASGATVEGIDVSNKVVKYCVEKYNLKATLESFEDYDISGKKFDLITMFDVLEHFKSPDLALKKAHEALSENGMIYIQVPNVLGFKIPLNHGYGLPYHLWQFNKFQLFKILEKNGFEVLDYWTGIQGIIGYHDRGENHLLNRAIWSLANFFKVGNRIQVLARKI; this is encoded by the coding sequence GTGCTCAATAGTTGCTACAATTGCAATCATAGGAATAACTCTTTATATAAAGAGGTTGGAAATTATTCTCTTGTACAGTGTCGTGACTGTAGTCTCGTCTACCTTGAAGAATACCCTGAGAACTTATTTGATTTCATTGATAATGCTAAGAGTGAGAAAACTGACGATGTTGAGTTTTGGAGTGTTCCGGATTTTATTGAAAAATACAAAAGTATATTCGATAAGTACTATGAACAAAGGTTAGAAAGACTTAGAAAGTTTAATTATAGAGATAACTCTCATGTGCTTGATGTAGGAATAGGTTACGGAGATTGGGCCAATAAAATGGTTGCAAGTGGAGCGACTGTTGAAGGAATTGATGTCTCCAATAAAGTTGTTAAGTACTGTGTCGAAAAGTATAATTTAAAAGCAACTTTAGAGTCATTTGAAGATTATGATATTAGTGGGAAAAAGTTTGATTTAATTACAATGTTTGATGTTCTAGAGCACTTTAAGTCTCCTGATTTGGCACTTAAAAAAGCCCATGAGGCCCTTAGTGAAAATGGAATGATATATATTCAGGTCCCAAATGTTCTTGGATTTAAGATCCCTCTAAATCATGGATACGGTCTACCATATCATTTATGGCAATTTAATAAATTTCAATTATTTAAAATTCTCGAAAAGAATGGTTTTGAGGTTCTGGACTACTGGACAGGTATCCAGGGAATTATTGGGTACCATGATAGAGGAGAGAATCACTTATTAAATAGAGCGATCTGGTCGCTGGCGAACTTCTTTAAAGTGGGCAATAGGATTCAGGTTCTAGCTAGAAAGATCTAA